DNA sequence from the Streptomyces canus genome:
GCAGATCGCGCAGGCCAAGGGCGAACTCGTGGAGGCCCTGCCGGCGGCACAGGACGGCGGCACCGCGATCCTCAACGCCGACGATCCTCTCGTACGTGCCATGGCCTCCCGTACGAAGGCGAAGGTGCTCCTTTTCGGAGAGTCCGGCGAAGCGGACGTTCGAGCCGAGAACGTACGACTCACGGACACCGGACAGCCTGCCTTCATGCTTCACACACCCTCCGGTGCAAGCGAAGTGACCATGCGCCTGTACGGTGAGCACCACGTGTCGAACGCGCTCGCCGCGGCCGCCGTCGCCCATGAGCTGGGCATGTCCGCAAGTGAGATCGCCACCGCGCTCTCCGAGGCGGGCTCCCTCTCCCGCTGGCGTATGGAGGTCACCGAGCGCCCGGACGGCGTGACCATCGTCAACGACGCCTACAACGCGAACCCCGAGTCCATGCGAGCGGCCTTGCGCGCGCTCGCGGCGATGGGCAAGGGGCGGCGGACCTGGGCGGTGCTCGGCAAGATGGCCGAGCTCGGGGACGAGGCGCTCGCCGAGCACGACGCGGTCGGACGGCTCGCCGTCCGGCTCAATGTCGGCAAGCTCGTCGCGGTCGGGGGCAGGGAAGCGTCCTGGCTGCAACTGGGCGCATATAACGAGGGTTCGTGGGGTGAGGAGTCGGTGCACGTGTCCGACGCACAGGCGGCGGTCGACCTGCTGCGCAGTGAATTGCGCCCGGGAGACGTCGTCCTCGTGAAGGCGTCCCGTTCGGTCGGCCTGGAGAGCGTCGCCCAGGCGCTGCTCGACGCCGAGGGTGAGGTTGCCGTCCGATGATGAAGCAGATCCTGTTCTCAGGAGTCATCGGCCTCTTCCTGACCCTGGTCGGCACCCCGCTGCTGATCAAGCTGCTCGCGCGCAAGGGTTACGGCCAGTACATCCGGGACGACGGCCCGCGCTCGCACGGCAGCAAGCGCGGTACGCCGACGATGGGCGGTATCGCCTTCATCTCCGCGACGGTCGTCGCCTACTTCCTGTCCAAGGTCATCACCGGCTACCCCCCGACCTACTCGGGCCTGCTGGTGCTCGGCCTGATGTGCGGCATGGGCCTGGTCGGTTTCCTCGACGACTACATCAAGATCGTCAAGCGGCGTTCGCTGGGCCTGCGGGCCAAGGCGAAGATGGCCGGCCAGCTGATCGTCGGCATCAGCTTCGCGGTGCTCGCGCTGATGTTCCCGGACGTGCGCGGCAACACCCCGGCCTCCACCAAGCTGTCGTTCATCACCGACTTCGGCTGGAAGATCGGCCCGATCCTGTTCGTGGTCTGGGCGCTGTTCATGATCCTCGCGATGTCGAACGGCGTGAACCTCACCGACGGTCTGGACGGCCTCGCCACCGGCGCCTCGGTCCTCGTCTTCGGCGCCTACACGTTCATCGGCGTCTGGCAGTTCCAGGAGTCCTGCGCCAACTCGGGCACCCTGACCAACCCGAACGCCTGCTACGAGGTGCGCGATCCGCTCGACCTCGCGGTGATCGCCTCCGCGCTGATGGGCGCCTGCCTCGGCTTCCTGTGGTGGAACACCTCGCCGGCCAAGATCTTCATGGGCGACACCGGTTCGCTCGCCCTCGGCGGTGTCCTCACGGGCCTGGCGATCCTGTCCCGCACGGAGCTCCTGGTCGCCATCATGGGCGGTCTGTTCGTCCTCATCACCATGTCGGTCGTCATCCAGGTCGGTTCCTTCCGGATGACGGGCAAGCGGGTCTTCCGGATGGCACCGCTCCAGCACCACTTCGAACTCAAGGGCTGGTCCGAAGTCCTCATCGTGGTCCGTTTCTGGATCATCCAGGGCATCTGTGTGATCGTCGGCCTGGGCCTCTTCTACGCGGGATGGGCAGCAGACAAGTGACCTCCTCGGAGCCTTTGGACTGGCAGGGCAAGCACGTCACCGTCGCCGGACTCGGTGTCTCCGGCATCCCGGCGGCCAAGGTGCTGCACGCGCGCGGGGCGAACGTCACCGTCGTCAACGACGGCGACGACGCACGCGCGCGTGAGCAGGCGGCCGAGTTGGAGGCGCTGGGCATCACCGTGCGCCTCGGTGACGGTGCGACCCTGCCCGAGGGCGCCGAACTCGTCGTCACCGCGCCCGGCTGGAAGCCGGACAAACCGCTGTTCGCCGCGGCGCGTGAGGCCGGCCTGGAGATCTGGGGCGATGTCGAACTCGCCTGGCGGCTCAGGGGCCCCGACGCGGCTCCCTGGCTCGCGATCACCGGCACCAACGGCAAGACGACCACCACCCAGATGCTGGCGTCGATCCTGAAGGCCGCGGGGCTGCGCACCGCCGCCGTCGGCAACATCGGCGTCTCCCTGCTGGACGCGGTGCTCGGCGACGAGCAGTACGACGTCCTGGCCGTGGAGTTGTCGAGCTATCAGCTCCACTGGGCGCCCTCCCTGCGCGCCCACTCCGCCGCCGTGCTGAACCTGGCGCCCGACCACCTCGACTGGCACGGCTCCATGGAGGCGTACGCCGCCGACAAGGGCCGCATCTACGAGGGCAATCGGGTCGCCTGCGTCTACAACGTCGCCGACAAGGCCACCGAGGACCTGGTGCGCGAGGCGGACGTCGAGGAGGGCTGCCGGGCCGTCGGCTTCACCCTCGGCACCCCCGGACCGTCCCAACTCGGCGTCGTCGAGGGCATCCTGGTCGACCGCGCCTTCGTCGAGGACCGGCACAAGAACGCCCAGGAACTCGCCGAGATCTCGGACGTCAACCCGCCCGCCCCGCACAACATCGCCAACGCCCTTGCGGCGGCGGCCCTCGCACGCGCATTCGGGGTGCCCGCCAGGGCCGTACGGGACGGGCTCCGGGACTTCACCCCGGACGCCCACCGCATCGCCCACGTGGCCGACGTGGACGCGGTCGCGTACGTCGACGACTCCAAGGCCACCAACACCCACGCGGCACAAGCCTCGTTGGCGGCCTACGAGTCGATCGTGTGGATCGCGGGCGGGCTCGCCAAGGGCGCGACCTTCGACGAGCTGGTCGCCAAGTCGGCAAAGCGACTTCGCGGTGTCGTGCTGATCGGCCAGGACCGCGCCCTGATCCGTGAAGCCCTCGCGCGACACGCCCCGGAAGTACCCGTGGTGGACCTCGACCGGACCGACACTGGGGCGATGCTCGCGGCTGTCCAGGAGGCTTCGCGCCTCGCCGTCGCAGGTGACACGGTGCTGCTGGCCCCGGCCTGCGCCTCGATGGACATGTTCGCCAACTACAACAAGCGCGGTGACGCGTTCGCGGAGGCGGTTCGCGAACTCGGCTCCTGACCGACGTAGCGGAGGCGTTGATGCCCAGTAGCCGTACCGGCAGGCCGCCCGTGCAGCGGGCGTCCCGGCGCCCCGCCGTCCCCCGGCCCTCGCGAGAGAACCCCGTACAACGGCTCTACACGCGCGCGCGCAAGGCCTGGGACCGGCCGCTGACCGCCTACTACCTGATCCTCGGCGGCAGCCTGCTGATCACCGTGCTCGGTCTGGTGATGGTCTACTCGGCCTCCCAGATCACGGCTCTGCAGATGTCCCTGCCGGGATCCTTCTTCTTCCGCAAACAGTTCCTGGCCGCCGTCATCGGCACCGTACTGCTGCTGATCGCCTCCCGGATGCCGGTCAAGCTGCACCGGGCGCTCGCCTATCCGATCCTGGCGGGCGCCGTCTTCCTGATGGCCCTGGTGCAGGTGCCGGGGATAGGGATGTCGGTCAACGGCAACCAGAACTGGATCTCGCTCGGCGGCTCCTTCCAGATCCAGCCCAGCGAGTTCGGCAAGTTGGCCCTCGTGCTGTGGGCGGCCGACCTGCTCGCCCGCAAGCAGGACAAGAAGCTGCTGACCCAGTGGAAGCACATGCTGGTGCCGCTCGTCCCGGTCGCCTTCCTGCTGCTCGGGCTGATCATGCTCGGCGGCGACATGGGAACGGCGATCATCCTGACGGCGATCCTGTTCGGCCTGCTGTGGCTCGCGGGGGCGCCGACCCGGCTGTTCGTCGGGGTGCTGTCGGTCGCCGCGTTCATCGGGTTCGTCCTCATCAAGACCAGCCCCAACCGCATGGCCCGGCTCGCCTGCATCGGCGCCACCGAGCCCAAGTCCGGCGCCGCCGACTGCTGGCAGGCCGTGCACGGCATCTACGCCCTCGCCTCCGGCGGAATCTTTGGCTCCGGGCTCGGTGCGAGTGTGGAAAAATGGGGCCAACTACCCGAAGCCCACACCGACTTCATCTTTGCCGTCACCGGTGAGGAACTGGGCCTCGCGGGGACGCTGTCGGTGCTCGCCCTCTTCGCGGCTCTAGGCTATGCGGGTATCCGCGTGGCCGGACGCACGGAGGACCCCTTCGTGAGGTATGCCGCGGGAGGCGTGACCACCTGGATCACCGCTCAGGCTGTGATCAACATCGGTGCGGTGCTCGGTCTGCTGCCGATCGCCGGCGTCCCGCTCCCGCTGTTCTCCTACGGAGGTTCCGCCCTGTTGCCGACCATGTTCGCCGTCGGGCTGCTGATCGCGTTCGCGCGTGACGACCCCGCCGCGCGGGCGGCGCTTTCGATGCGGCAACCCCGCTTTGGTAGAAAGCGGGCGGGAGGCGCCGTGCCGGCACGGGGGCCTCGGAGATGGAACACGATGCGACGGCGCGCCCCCTCGGCGCGTTCGTCCGGAGAGCGGTGAATTTCGGTGCATGTCGTACTCGCCGGTGGGGGGACCGCCGGCCACATCGAGCCCGCGCTCGCCCTCGCGGATGCCCTGCGCAGGCAGGACCCGAGCGTGGGGATCACGGCTCTGGGCACGGAACGGGGGCTGGAGACCAAGCTCGTCCCACAGCGCGGCTACGAGCTCGCGCTGATCCCGGCCGTCCCGTTGCCCCGTAAGCCCACCCCTGAGCTGATCACCGTGCCGGGCCGGCTGCGCGGCACGATCAAGGCCACGGAGCAGATCCTGGAGCGCACCAAGGCCGACGCCGTCGTCGGCTTCGGCGGCTATGTCGCGCTGCCCGCCTACCTCGCCGCCAAGCGCCTCGGTGTGCCGATCGTGATCCATGAGGCCAACGCCCGTCCCGGCCTCGCCAACAAGATCGGCTCCCGGTACGCCGCCCAGGTCGCCGTCGCCACGCCGGACAGCAAGCTGCGCAACTCCCGCTACATCGGCATCCCGCTGCGCCACACCATCGCCACCCTGGACCGGGCCGCGGCCCGCCCCGAGGCCCGGCACGTGTTCGGCCTCGACCCGAACCTGCCGACGCTGCTGGTCTCCGGCGGCTCGCAGGGCGCCCGGCGCCTCAACGAGGTCGTCCAGCAGGTCGCACCCTGGCTCCAGCAGGCCGGGATCCAGATCCTGCACGCGGTCGGCCCGAAGAACGAACTGCCGCACGTACAGCAGATGCCGGGAATGCCCCCCTACATCCCGGTAAGTTACCTGGACCGGATGGACCTCGCGTACGCCGCGGCCGACATGATGCTCTGCCGCGCGGGCGCGATGACCGTCGCCGAACTCTCCGCCGTCGGGCTCCCGGCCGCCTACGTCCCGCTGCCCATCGGCAACGGAGAACAGCGGCTGAACGCCCAGCCGGTGGTCAAGGCCGGCGGCGGACTGCTGGTCGACGACGCGGAACTGACGCCGGACTGGGTCCGGGCCAACGTCCTGCCCGTGCTCGCCGACCCGCACCGGCTGTACGAGATGTCCCGCGCCGCCGCCGAGTTCGGCCGCCGGGACGCCGACGAGCTGCTCGTCGGCATGGTGTACGAGGCGATCGCCTCCCACCGACGCCAGTAGCCAGGAAAAGGGAGTGGGCGTGGCCGGATCGACGACCGCCGAGCGCGGTGAACGCCAGCAGGAGTCGTCCGGCCCGCCTCCTGCCCGGCGGTTGAGGGTGCGTCGGCTTCGTACGATCATCATTCTTGCCGTGGCGCTCGTGCTTCTTTCCGCGGGCACCGTCTGGCTGTTGTACGGCTCCCAGTGGCTGCGCGTCGACAGCGTGTCGGTCTCGGGGACCAGGGTGCTGACCCCGGAGCAGGTCCGCGAGGCCGCCGACGTCCCGGTCGGATCGCCGCTTGTTTCCGTCGACACGGATGCCATTGAGGCGCGACTGCTCCGGAAATTGCCCCGAATTGACTCGGTTGATGTCGCTCGTGCCTGGCCCGACGTAATCGGGCTGAAAGTGACCGAGCGTACCCCGGTTCTGCTTGTCCAAAAGGGCGGAAACTTCGTCGAAGTGGACGATGAAGGCGTCCGATTCGCCACGGTTTCCGAGGCCCCCAAAGGTGTCCCCGCCCTGGAATTGACGCTCTCCCGGCCGGACTCCCGTGCCGCGAGCCTGCGCCGCTTCGGCGAGGCCCGGCTCGTGCGCGAAGCGGTGCGCGTGGCGGGTGACATTCCGGCCGCCGTCGCGCACGTTACCCGTTCCGTCAAGGTGCGTTCGTACGACGACATCTCGCTGGAGTTGGGGGGCGGTCGCACCGTCGCCTGGGGGAGCAGCGAGAAAGGTGCCGCAAAGGCCCGTACGCTCGCCGCTCTCATGAAAGCCACTCCCGATGCGCGGCACTTCGACGTCAGCGTCCCCACCGCGCCTGCGTCAGCAGGGAGTTGACGCACA
Encoded proteins:
- a CDS encoding UDP-N-acetylmuramoyl-tripeptide--D-alanyl-D-alanine ligase, translated to MIALSLAEIASVVGGQTHDIPDPSAQVHGPVVIDSRQVKDGSLFAAFVGERVDGHDYAEQAVRAGAVAVLAQRPLGVPAIVVEDVQTALGALARHVVRRLGATLVALTGSAGKTSTKDLIAQVLQRKAPTVFTPGSLNNEIGLPLTALTATEETRFLVLEMGARGIGHISYLTDLTPPQIGLVLNVGTAHIGEFGGREQIAQAKGELVEALPAAQDGGTAILNADDPLVRAMASRTKAKVLLFGESGEADVRAENVRLTDTGQPAFMLHTPSGASEVTMRLYGEHHVSNALAAAAVAHELGMSASEIATALSEAGSLSRWRMEVTERPDGVTIVNDAYNANPESMRAALRALAAMGKGRRTWAVLGKMAELGDEALAEHDAVGRLAVRLNVGKLVAVGGREASWLQLGAYNEGSWGEESVHVSDAQAAVDLLRSELRPGDVVLVKASRSVGLESVAQALLDAEGEVAVR
- the mraY gene encoding phospho-N-acetylmuramoyl-pentapeptide-transferase; the encoded protein is MMKQILFSGVIGLFLTLVGTPLLIKLLARKGYGQYIRDDGPRSHGSKRGTPTMGGIAFISATVVAYFLSKVITGYPPTYSGLLVLGLMCGMGLVGFLDDYIKIVKRRSLGLRAKAKMAGQLIVGISFAVLALMFPDVRGNTPASTKLSFITDFGWKIGPILFVVWALFMILAMSNGVNLTDGLDGLATGASVLVFGAYTFIGVWQFQESCANSGTLTNPNACYEVRDPLDLAVIASALMGACLGFLWWNTSPAKIFMGDTGSLALGGVLTGLAILSRTELLVAIMGGLFVLITMSVVIQVGSFRMTGKRVFRMAPLQHHFELKGWSEVLIVVRFWIIQGICVIVGLGLFYAGWAADK
- the murD gene encoding UDP-N-acetylmuramoyl-L-alanine--D-glutamate ligase, coding for MGSRQVTSSEPLDWQGKHVTVAGLGVSGIPAAKVLHARGANVTVVNDGDDARAREQAAELEALGITVRLGDGATLPEGAELVVTAPGWKPDKPLFAAAREAGLEIWGDVELAWRLRGPDAAPWLAITGTNGKTTTTQMLASILKAAGLRTAAVGNIGVSLLDAVLGDEQYDVLAVELSSYQLHWAPSLRAHSAAVLNLAPDHLDWHGSMEAYAADKGRIYEGNRVACVYNVADKATEDLVREADVEEGCRAVGFTLGTPGPSQLGVVEGILVDRAFVEDRHKNAQELAEISDVNPPAPHNIANALAAAALARAFGVPARAVRDGLRDFTPDAHRIAHVADVDAVAYVDDSKATNTHAAQASLAAYESIVWIAGGLAKGATFDELVAKSAKRLRGVVLIGQDRALIREALARHAPEVPVVDLDRTDTGAMLAAVQEASRLAVAGDTVLLAPACASMDMFANYNKRGDAFAEAVRELGS
- the ftsW gene encoding putative lipid II flippase FtsW, with translation MPSSRTGRPPVQRASRRPAVPRPSRENPVQRLYTRARKAWDRPLTAYYLILGGSLLITVLGLVMVYSASQITALQMSLPGSFFFRKQFLAAVIGTVLLLIASRMPVKLHRALAYPILAGAVFLMALVQVPGIGMSVNGNQNWISLGGSFQIQPSEFGKLALVLWAADLLARKQDKKLLTQWKHMLVPLVPVAFLLLGLIMLGGDMGTAIILTAILFGLLWLAGAPTRLFVGVLSVAAFIGFVLIKTSPNRMARLACIGATEPKSGAADCWQAVHGIYALASGGIFGSGLGASVEKWGQLPEAHTDFIFAVTGEELGLAGTLSVLALFAALGYAGIRVAGRTEDPFVRYAAGGVTTWITAQAVINIGAVLGLLPIAGVPLPLFSYGGSALLPTMFAVGLLIAFARDDPAARAALSMRQPRFGRKRAGGAVPARGPRRWNTMRRRAPSARSSGER
- the murG gene encoding undecaprenyldiphospho-muramoylpentapeptide beta-N-acetylglucosaminyltransferase, translated to MHVVLAGGGTAGHIEPALALADALRRQDPSVGITALGTERGLETKLVPQRGYELALIPAVPLPRKPTPELITVPGRLRGTIKATEQILERTKADAVVGFGGYVALPAYLAAKRLGVPIVIHEANARPGLANKIGSRYAAQVAVATPDSKLRNSRYIGIPLRHTIATLDRAAARPEARHVFGLDPNLPTLLVSGGSQGARRLNEVVQQVAPWLQQAGIQILHAVGPKNELPHVQQMPGMPPYIPVSYLDRMDLAYAAADMMLCRAGAMTVAELSAVGLPAAYVPLPIGNGEQRLNAQPVVKAGGGLLVDDAELTPDWVRANVLPVLADPHRLYEMSRAAAEFGRRDADELLVGMVYEAIASHRRQ
- a CDS encoding cell division protein FtsQ/DivIB; its protein translation is MAGSTTAERGERQQESSGPPPARRLRVRRLRTIIILAVALVLLSAGTVWLLYGSQWLRVDSVSVSGTRVLTPEQVREAADVPVGSPLVSVDTDAIEARLLRKLPRIDSVDVARAWPDVIGLKVTERTPVLLVQKGGNFVEVDDEGVRFATVSEAPKGVPALELTLSRPDSRAASLRRFGEARLVREAVRVAGDIPAAVAHVTRSVKVRSYDDISLELGGGRTVAWGSSEKGAAKARTLAALMKATPDARHFDVSVPTAPASAGS